A stretch of DNA from Myxococcales bacterium:
ATCGCCCAGGATTGCGTCGATGGTCTTCTTGGCGTCGCCGAACAACATGCGGGTGTTTTCCTTGAAGAACAGCGGGTTTTCAACGCCGGCGTAGCCGCTCGCCATGCTGCGCTTCATCACCACACAGGTCTTGGCCTTCCAGACCTCGAGCACCGGCATGCCGTAGATGGGGCTCGACGTGTCGTCGAGCGCGCCGGGGTTCACGATGTCGTTGGCCCCGATCACGATCACCACGTCGGTCCCGGGGAAATCCTCGTTGATATCGTCCATCTCGAGCACGACGTCGTAGGGCACCTTGGCCTCCGCCAGGAGCACGTTCATGTGTCCCGGCAAACGCCCGGCGACCGGGTGAATGGCGAAGCGGACCTTCACGCCGCGCTCCCCCAACAGCTTCGCCACCTCCCACAGAGGATATTGCGCCTGCGCCACCGCCATGCCGTAACCGGGTACGACCACCACACTCTTGGCCTTCGCCAACAGCTCCGCGGTCTCGTTCGCCGCAATGCTGACGACCTCGCCCTGAGCTTCGCCCGAAGCCTTGGCCGGAATCGCACCCTCGTCGGCGCCGAAACCGCCGAAGATGACGCTGACGATCGAGCGGTTCATGGCCTTGCACATGATGTAGCTGAGGATCGCGCCGCTCGAACCCACCAGCGCGCCGGTGATGATGAGCAGGTCGTTCGCCAACATGAACCCCGCGGCCGAGGCGGCCCAGCCGGAATAACTGTTGAGCATCGACACCACGACCGGCATGTCCGCGCCGCCGATGGCCATCACCAGGTGCACACCGAGCACACCCGCGATGGCCGTCATGATCAGCAGCGGCTGCAGACCCCCGTGCTCGGGCGCCGACAAGAACTGGGCGCAGAGCCAGGCACAAACACCCACCATGGCCAGATTCGCCAGATGGCGGCCGGGCAGGAGCAGCGGCTTGGTGCGAATGAGCCCCTGCAGCTTGAGGTACGCAACGACGGAACCGGTGAAGGTGATGGCGCCGATGAAGACGCCGAGGAACACCTCGACCTCGTGGATGACGGCCTCGGCCCCGCTGAGATCGGCCGGCGGCGCGAGGAAGCTCGCTATGCCCACCAGCACCGCCGCGGCTCCGACGAAGCTGTGCAAGACGGCAACCAGCTGCGGCATGTTCGTCATTGCGACGCGTGCAGCGAGCATCGCCCCGATCACCGCGCCGATTCCGATGGCGCCCGCCAGGACGCCGTAACCGGTGACGGTCGGACTCGCCGCGGTGGCGACCAGCGCGATCAACATACCGACGA
This window harbors:
- the pntB gene encoding Re/Si-specific NAD(P)(+) transhydrogenase subunit beta; its protein translation is MPQSLQNIAYLVAGVLFIKSLGGLSKQVSARRGNLFGIVGMLIALVATAASPTVTGYGVLAGAIGIGAVIGAMLAARVAMTNMPQLVAVLHSFVGAAAVLVGIASFLAPPADLSGAEAVIHEVEVFLGVFIGAITFTGSVVAYLKLQGLIRTKPLLLPGRHLANLAMVGVCAWLCAQFLSAPEHGGLQPLLIMTAIAGVLGVHLVMAIGGADMPVVVSMLNSYSGWAASAAGFMLANDLLIITGALVGSSGAILSYIMCKAMNRSIVSVIFGGFGADEGAIPAKASGEAQGEVVSIAANETAELLAKAKSVVVVPGYGMAVAQAQYPLWEVAKLLGERGVKVRFAIHPVAGRLPGHMNVLLAEAKVPYDVVLEMDDINEDFPGTDVVIVIGANDIVNPGALDDTSSPIYGMPVLEVWKAKTCVVMKRSMASGYAGVENPLFFKENTRMLFGDAKKTIDAILGD